The following is a genomic window from Quadrisphaera sp. RL12-1S.
CCAGCTCCCCCGCAGCTCCCCGTGCGGGACGCCGCGCCGGCGGGCGTCGGCGGCGACCCGGCGCAGCTGCTCCTCGACGGCGGCCGCCGCCACGGCGGACTGCGGGCGGCAGCGGCGCAGGGCCACGTCGGCGGCCTCGGAGAAGGCGTCGGGGGCGTGCACCCAGGCTCGGGCGAGCACCTCCAGCGGCGCCACGAGCGCGGGGTGGGCGAGCTCCGCGGCGGCCTCTAGGTGCAGGAGCCCGATCGGCCCGGGCCGGCTCAGGACGACGACGGCGGCCGCCAGCGCCCGGTCGTCACCCGTGGCCGCGAGGGCGCGCAGTGCCTCGTCGCGGGTGTCCTCGTGGGGGTCGTCCAGGCGCGCCGCGAGCGCGTCCCGGGAGGCGGGGTCGTCGGCCTCGTCCAGCCCGAGGGCGAAGCAGGCCCAGTCCCTGACGTCGTCGACGGGGTCGGCGGTCATCGGGACCAGAGCGGCGACCACCTCGGTGCGCAGCGGCTCGACGTCGACGCCACCGGCGAGCGCCCGCGCCACGGTGCAGCGCACCTCGGGGTCGGGGTGACCGGCCCGGGCCAGCGGGAGCAGCAGCTCCGCCGCGCGCGGTTCGTGCGCCAGGCCGAGGGCGGCGACGACGTCGGCCAGGGCGTCGTCGTCGCCGTCGTCCCAGGTGCTGCGCAGCAGGGCTGCGAGCTCGGGCAGGGCCGCCTCGACGCGCTCGGGGTGGCCGTTGACGAGGGCTGCGAGCTGCTGCGCGCGCCGGGCTGCCGCACTCGCCGGCGTCTCGAGGTCCACCCGCTCAGGCTGGCGCCCCGCGCGCTGGCCCGTCACCTGGTTTCCGTGTCGGGCCGGGAGGGCCGGGAGGGCCGGGAGGGCAGGCCCGGGTCAGGCCAGCAGGTCTCCCCACCGCACGTCGTCGACCGCCAGTACCAGGACGTGCCCGTCACCGTCCGCCCAGATCGAGAGGTGCGTGAGCCTCGTCGCGCGGCGCCTCACCCTCGGGGCGCCCGAGGCGACCAGGGACGCCACCTCCTCGGCGTCGAACCAGAACCAAGTCGTACCGCAGCTTCCGCCGCAGCCGCAGGGGTCCCACACCACGCGCGCGCCCCCGGCTGCCGCCGCGAGCGCCGCGGCGGGGCTGACGTCGTGGGCGGTCCGGCGGTGCTCTCGACCGTCGGGGTCGACGAGGTGGCCGCTGGCGTCGATGCGTCCGCGGACGGGTTCCGGCGCCGGCGTCCGGGGCGAGCTGCGGACCGCGTCCAGCGTCTCGGCGAAGGTCGCCTCCCTCCTCCTGCCTCGCACCCGGCCATGGTGGTGCGCGGGCGGCTCCGGGTCACCCGGGTTTCGACGCGGCGGGCCGCCGAGGTGCGCGCGGGGTCGACGGCTCGTCGTGGACCGCCATCCTCAGCCGACGCCGGGCACTGCTGGCGCGACCGCGCTGTCGGTGCCCGCGCCTACCGTCGCGGTTCGTGGAGGACCCGACGACACGACGCCTGCCGCAGCGGCTGCAGCCCGGAGACCGCGTGGTGGTGCTGTCACCCAGCAGCTGGCCCGAGGACCCCGGCCACCTGGAGGGGATGCTCGACGACCTCGCGTCCTGGGGGCTGCGCCCGGAGCCGAGCGCACACGCCTTCGGCCGCCGGGGGTACATGGCCGGCACCCCCGCGGACCGCCTCGAGGACCTCAACGGCGCGCTGCGCGACCCCGGCGTGCGAGCGCTCGTGGCCAGCCGCGGCGGGTGCGGGGCGCTGCGGCTGCTGGCGGGGGTGGACCGGTCCGCGCTGGAGCGCGATCCCAAGCCGCTCGTCGGCTACAGCGGCATCACCGCCCTGCACCAGGTGTGGCGGCGATCGGGTGTGCCCGGCGTCCACGGCGCGGTGCACGGCGCTCACCGGGACCTCGTGCGCTCACAGCTGCTGGACGCGGCGTCCACCACCGCGACCAGCGACCCGGCCTCGCTCACGACCGCGCTGACGACCAGCGGCGTGGCGCGCGGCGACCTGGTGGGCGGCAACCTCGAGCTCATGGCGCGCACGGTCGGCGTCGTGGACGTGCGCTAGGAGGGCTGCCTCCTGCTGCTCGAGGCGAACCGCGCGGCGGGCCTAGGCATGGTGGACCGGGCGCTCACGCAGCTGCGCCTGTCCGGGGCGCTCGACGGCGTGGCCGGGGTGGCGGTGGGCAGCTTCGATGAGTTCGCGGGGTTCTCCGACCGCAGCTGGACGGTGCTCGACACGCTCCACGACCTGCTCGACGACCTGGGCGTGCCGCTGCTGGGCGGCCTGCCGCTGGGGCACCTGCCCGACCCGGTGCCCGTGCCGGTGGGCGTTCCCGCCGTCCTCGACGCCGGCGCCGGCACCCTGGTGGTCGCTCCCGCGGTGCGCTGACCGCTCGCCGGCTGCGCTGCGCAGCTAGTGACCGCCGGCCTGCCGGCGGATGCCGTCGAGCAGCAGGTCGAGCCCGGCGACGAACACCTCCTCGTCATCATGGGTGGCGAACTCGTCGACGATGTGGTGGACGAAGGGGTACTCCGTTTCGGGCAGCGAGCGCCACTCGTCGACCGCCTCGTCGAGGCGCGTCGTGTCGTCCCGGTCGACGGGGGCCAGGTCGTGCGCGGCGCCGTCCTCGGGGTGGCGGCCGAGGTCGGACGCGACCCCGATGACGTACCCCGTGACCGCCGAGACGGCGTGGAACCGCTGGCGGGCCGTGAGGTCCAGGCGCATCGCCTGTTGGCCCATGCGCTCGTAGAGGCGCAGCGCGTTGGGCTGCAGCCCGGAGTCGCGCTGGAAGTAGGAGCCCAGCCAGGGCCGGGAGGCGATGACGCGGTAGAACGCCACCGCCATCTCGCGGAGCCCCTCCACCGGGTCCTCCGCGCGGGCCGCGCCCTCGGTGGCCGCGAGCACGTCGGTGAGCACGTGGTCGCTGGCGCGGGCGACCAGCTCGTCCTTGCTGGAGACGTACCAGTAGATGCTGCCCACTCCCCCGCCGAGGCGGGCCGCGAGCGCGCGGAAGGTCAGCGCGGACTCCCCCGCCTCGTCGAGCAGGGTGACCGCCTCGGAGACCACGGCCTCCAGGGAGTGCGAGGCGCGCTGGCGCGTGCCGACCCGTCCCGGCCGCGGCTGCGGACCCGCTGCGCGAACGGACCCGGGGGTGGTGCGTGCGTCCGCCATGCCGCCATCACACCACATGCTTGCGCAACGACCGAACGTCGTTCTATCTTGACCGAACGCCGTTCGATCCAGCGGCGGAGACCGCTCCCGAGAGGAGGGACGCCATGAGCCCCAGCACCGCCAGCCCCGCCCAGACGCCCACGACCGACCCCACCGCG
Proteins encoded in this region:
- a CDS encoding HEAT repeat domain-containing protein, which translates into the protein MDLETPASAAARRAQQLAALVNGHPERVEAALPELAALLRSTWDDGDDDALADVVAALGLAHEPRAAELLLPLARAGHPDPEVRCTVARALAGGVDVEPLRTEVVAALVPMTADPVDDVRDWACFALGLDEADDPASRDALAARLDDPHEDTRDEALRALAATGDDRALAAAVVVLSRPGPIGLLHLEAAAELAHPALVAPLEVLARAWVHAPDAFSEAADVALRRCRPQSAVAAAAVEEQLRRVAADARRRGVPHGELRGSWPRTRVVDVDASGRPLPHQVPLRLWSHDDDPALAVLPQLVGTFVLRGSP
- a CDS encoding LD-carboxypeptidase, producing MEDPTTRRLPQRLQPGDRVVVLSPSSWPEDPGHLEGMLDDLASWGLRPEPSAHAFGRRGYMAGTPADRLEDLNGALRDPGVRALVASRGGCGALRLLAGVDRSALERDPKPLVGYSGITALHQVWRRSGVPGVHGAVHGAHRDLVRSQLLDAASTTATSDPASLTTALTTSGVARGDLVGGNLELMARTVGVVDVR
- a CDS encoding TetR/AcrR family transcriptional regulator, which encodes MADARTTPGSVRAAGPQPRPGRVGTRQRASHSLEAVVSEAVTLLDEAGESALTFRALAARLGGGVGSIYWYVSSKDELVARASDHVLTDVLAATEGAARAEDPVEGLREMAVAFYRVIASRPWLGSYFQRDSGLQPNALRLYERMGQQAMRLDLTARQRFHAVSAVTGYVIGVASDLGRHPEDGAAHDLAPVDRDDTTRLDEAVDEWRSLPETEYPFVHHIVDEFATHDDEEVFVAGLDLLLDGIRRQAGGH